From Verrucomicrobiia bacterium, the proteins below share one genomic window:
- the mdoH gene encoding glucans biosynthesis glucosyltransferase MdoH — protein MPANDESLRYTIRPDKHVRGGLRVFIFYSFAVLLTGLVSVTFADLLWRTGWSTSRTALLVLFIILFFFSAIGCTTAIYGFILRFVGDRHRITRLADYHSQSLEGTSTAIIIPIYNEDVLRVYEGLRVTYESLEKTGQIERFDFFILSDSTNPDKWAEEERRWHDVIRELGALGRIYYRRRINNEGKKSGNVRDFLNTWGRRYRYFIVLDADSVMRGTTVVDLVKLMEANPGVGLIQTVPGLVNAESLFGRLQQFANRFYGPIFATGLNYWAQGFGNYWGHNAIIRTDPFMHYCDLPKLPGRKPFGGQILSHDFVEAALLLRENWQVWLAYDLEGSYEEAPQGMIENAQRDRRWCQGNMQHGLVLFARGLRGISRLHLINGIFGYLAGPLWFFFLITFNWMWGLHRFSGLSDITVHSWTSYLNLTGSQHALLIFLFCMAVILLPKVLSLADIALDRERLRAFGGLGRVTSSTVLETVFSTLHAPLQMLWHLRFVVTILFGIGVNWGSQNRTADGTSWEFALRRHWGHTLAGLVWGSLLWWLAPSMFWWFMPVCAGMVLAIPLSVLTSRSSWGSRARAVGLFLTPEETIPNAELDTLRVRMAAMSGTANIFKLPHDAGFTEIILDPYVNAIHVSLLREKKLNPEYAEALSKLGAGQPEVRALGEKLLAEGPSVLKPQEKALLLSDADTVSWMHRQVWLRAGETLAPWWLSAIRQYAR, from the coding sequence ATGCCAGCAAATGATGAATCTCTCCGCTACACGATTCGCCCGGACAAACACGTGCGCGGCGGATTGCGCGTATTTATTTTCTATTCGTTCGCGGTATTGCTAACGGGGTTGGTGTCGGTGACGTTCGCGGATTTGCTTTGGCGCACCGGCTGGTCCACTTCGCGAACGGCATTGCTGGTGTTGTTCATTATTTTGTTTTTCTTTTCAGCGATTGGTTGCACGACCGCGATCTATGGATTCATTTTGCGCTTCGTCGGCGACCGGCATCGCATCACGCGCCTCGCCGATTATCATTCGCAAAGTCTCGAAGGCACCAGCACGGCGATTATCATTCCGATTTATAATGAGGACGTTCTCCGTGTTTACGAAGGCTTGCGCGTCACCTACGAATCACTGGAAAAAACCGGCCAGATTGAGCGCTTCGATTTTTTCATTCTAAGCGATTCCACCAATCCCGACAAATGGGCCGAAGAGGAACGCCGCTGGCATGATGTCATTCGCGAACTCGGCGCGCTCGGGCGCATTTATTATCGCCGCCGCATTAATAACGAAGGCAAGAAAAGCGGCAACGTGCGCGACTTTCTGAACACCTGGGGGCGGCGTTATCGCTACTTCATTGTGCTCGACGCGGACAGCGTCATGCGCGGAACGACGGTGGTTGACCTGGTAAAATTGATGGAGGCAAATCCCGGCGTGGGGCTGATTCAAACGGTTCCGGGACTTGTGAATGCCGAATCTCTTTTCGGCCGCCTGCAGCAGTTCGCGAATCGTTTTTACGGGCCGATTTTCGCGACTGGCTTGAATTATTGGGCGCAAGGTTTTGGAAATTATTGGGGCCACAATGCCATCATTCGCACGGACCCTTTCATGCATTATTGTGATTTGCCGAAATTACCCGGACGCAAACCATTCGGCGGGCAAATTCTCAGCCATGATTTCGTCGAGGCCGCCCTGCTCTTGCGCGAGAATTGGCAAGTTTGGCTCGCCTACGATCTTGAAGGCAGTTACGAGGAAGCGCCGCAAGGCATGATCGAGAATGCGCAACGCGACCGCCGTTGGTGCCAGGGAAATATGCAGCACGGGCTGGTGTTATTTGCGCGGGGTCTGCGCGGCATCAGCCGCCTGCACTTGATCAATGGAATTTTTGGTTATCTGGCCGGGCCGCTTTGGTTTTTCTTCCTCATCACATTTAATTGGATGTGGGGACTGCATCGTTTCAGTGGACTCTCGGACATCACGGTTCATAGTTGGACTTCGTATTTGAATTTAACGGGCAGCCAGCATGCCCTTTTGATTTTCCTGTTTTGCATGGCGGTGATTCTGTTGCCGAAAGTTCTTTCGCTGGCGGATATTGCGCTGGACCGTGAACGGCTGCGTGCTTTCGGCGGACTTGGACGCGTAACTTCCAGCACGGTTCTGGAAACGGTTTTTTCCACTCTGCACGCGCCGTTGCAGATGCTCTGGCATTTGCGCTTCGTCGTGACAATTTTGTTCGGCATCGGTGTAAATTGGGGCTCACAAAACCGCACAGCGGATGGCACATCGTGGGAATTCGCGCTGCGACGCCATTGGGGGCACACGCTTGCGGGACTGGTTTGGGGCAGTCTGCTTTGGTGGCTCGCGCCCTCGATGTTTTGGTGGTTCATGCCGGTATGCGCGGGCATGGTGCTGGCGATTCCGTTGAGTGTGCTTACGAGCCGCAGCAGTTGGGGTTCGCGCGCGCGCGCGGTTGGATTGTTCCTAACACCGGAAGAAACAATTCCCAATGCGGAACTCGATACGCTCCGGGTCCGCATGGCCGCGATGTCCGGCACGGCCAATATTTTCAAGCTGCCGCACGACGCGGGTTTTACGGAAATCATTTTGGATCCATATGTGAATGCGATTCACGTCTCGCTTTTGCGCGAGAAAAAATTGAATCCCGAATATGCGGAGGCGCTTTCAAAACTCGGCGCCGGGCAGCCGGAAGTTCGCGCGCTGGGCGAAAAATTGCTGGCGGAAGGTCCGAGCGTGCTTAAACCGCAGGAGAAGGCATTACTATTATCGGATGCCGATACGGTTTCGTGGATGCACCGCCAGGTTTGGCTGCGCGCGGGTGAAACGCTCGCGCCGTGGTGGCTTTCCGCCATCCGCCAATATGCGCGATGA
- a CDS encoding ABC-F family ATP-binding cassette domain-containing protein, with protein sequence MLTIRDLKTSVSARVLFEHAAMQVNYGDRVALVGPNGAGKSTLFSLILKRAEPEEGTIQRDEWTMVGYLPQEGEAVGDETVMEVATGKVGELPKLEKQLRELEAAGDVSSPAYLEAHAKHDALNDPQVEAKAKKMLSGLGYRETDFNRRASDMSGGWVMRAHLARLLVMEPDLLLLDEPTNHLDLLALLWLQDYLKKYSGAVLMISHDRQFMDEIVTQVYEIADKKLVAYTGNYSEFLQQREANYENRVAAFKNQQKEIQALQEFADRFRAIPSKAAQAMSKLKQIERMEQLEKPTPPRKPFRFQIPAPTRGGQRAITLEGVHMAYGDHKVYQGLDLIIERGERTVLVGPNGAGKSTLLKILAGTVPIQKGERKLGLNTKLGYFSQHRADTLDANKTVLDEVLGVAPAMREDEARAVLGSFMFRKEEIYKLTGVLSGGEKSRLNLVKFLVDPPNLLLMDEPTTHLDITTVESLTLALERYEGSLVFISHDVHFIRHLATKVLHVNAGQIKSYPGNYDYFLDKIGAADDARAALTSS encoded by the coding sequence ATGCTTACAATTCGTGATTTAAAAACTTCGGTGAGTGCCCGGGTGCTGTTCGAGCACGCGGCGATGCAGGTAAATTATGGCGACCGCGTCGCACTTGTTGGTCCCAACGGTGCCGGCAAGTCCACGCTGTTTTCGTTGATCCTAAAACGGGCCGAGCCGGAGGAGGGAACGATTCAACGCGACGAGTGGACGATGGTTGGTTATCTGCCGCAGGAAGGTGAAGCGGTCGGCGACGAAACCGTGATGGAAGTGGCGACGGGCAAAGTCGGCGAGTTGCCGAAGCTCGAAAAGCAACTCCGCGAATTGGAAGCCGCGGGCGATGTTTCGAGTCCCGCCTATCTCGAAGCCCATGCGAAACACGACGCCTTGAACGATCCGCAAGTCGAGGCGAAGGCGAAGAAAATGTTGTCGGGTCTAGGCTATCGCGAAACAGATTTCAATCGCCGGGCATCGGACATGAGCGGGGGCTGGGTGATGCGCGCGCATCTGGCGCGTCTGCTGGTGATGGAGCCCGACCTGTTGCTGCTGGACGAACCGACGAATCATTTGGATTTGCTGGCGTTGCTGTGGTTGCAGGATTATTTAAAAAAATATTCCGGCGCAGTGCTGATGATTTCTCACGACCGGCAATTCATGGATGAAATCGTGACGCAGGTTTACGAAATCGCGGACAAAAAACTCGTCGCGTACACGGGAAATTATTCGGAGTTCCTGCAACAACGCGAAGCCAATTACGAGAATCGCGTTGCCGCTTTCAAAAATCAGCAAAAAGAAATTCAGGCACTTCAGGAATTCGCCGATCGTTTTCGCGCGATCCCTTCCAAGGCGGCGCAGGCCATGAGCAAGTTAAAACAGATCGAGCGCATGGAACAACTCGAGAAACCGACACCGCCTCGCAAGCCGTTTCGCTTTCAGATTCCCGCGCCTACTCGCGGCGGTCAACGCGCGATCACGCTGGAAGGCGTTCACATGGCTTATGGCGATCACAAGGTTTATCAGGGGCTGGATTTGATCATTGAGCGTGGCGAGCGCACGGTGCTCGTCGGACCGAACGGCGCGGGCAAATCCACTTTGCTGAAAATTCTTGCCGGCACGGTGCCGATTCAAAAAGGCGAGCGCAAGCTGGGACTCAATACGAAGCTCGGTTATTTCAGTCAGCATCGCGCCGATACGCTCGATGCCAATAAGACGGTGCTCGATGAAGTCTTGGGCGTCGCGCCCGCCATGCGTGAAGACGAAGCGCGCGCGGTGCTGGGCTCGTTCATGTTTCGCAAGGAAGAAATTTACAAACTCACGGGCGTGTTGAGCGGCGGCGAAAAGAGCCGGCTGAATCTGGTGAAATTCCTGGTGGATCCGCCGAACCTGCTGCTCATGGACGAACCAACGACGCATCTGGACATCACGACTGTCGAATCGCTGACGCTGGCACTGGAGCGTTATGAAGGCTCGCTGGTTTTCATTTCACATGACGTCCATTTCATCCGCCATTTGGCGACGAAGGTTCTTCATGTGAACGCCGGCCAGATAAAATCGTATCCGGGAAATTACGATTATTTTCTCGATAAGATCGGCGCGGCGGATGATGCGCGCGCCGCGTTGACCTCGAGTTGA